The following is a genomic window from Candidatus Woesearchaeota archaeon.
AGGAATAACCTATACAATCATCTTGAGCTGATGGTAAAATCTGCTGAGAAATCAATAACGCTCATGACCACAACAAGCGGTTTCATCAGGAAATCAGATGCCTTCCAGAAAGCAATGGAGAAGGCAAAAGAAAGAGGAGTAAAGATCAGGATCGCCGCACCAGTCACAAAAGAGGCCCAAGGCGCATTACGGGACATATCAAAGCTAGCAGAAGTGAAGAGCTTCAAGGACATGAAGGGGAGATTCCTTGTAGTCGACGGGAAAGAAGTCATGTTCATGCTGCTCGATGACGAAGAAGTGCATCCCACTTATGATGTCGGTGTCTGGGTCAACACACCATTCTTCGCAACAATACTAGAGAAGCTGTTTGACCAGAACTGGAAGCAGACAAAGTAATCCTTCTATTTTTTTCCTTAATCCGGATATAATATCAATCAATATCAACCCAAATCCCATACAATATATTCTATATTGAAAATAATATTACAAAATGATATTACAAAATCTTTATTAAACAACATCATATAGGGCATACCACAATGCAAACTCCATCAGACCAAACTTCATCTAACCACACCACACCAAACTTCTGCGGCATGGAAGAACAGGATTTCTCCAAGAGCAAAGCAGTGGTGCTCCCTGTCGCTTATGAAGGCACAGTAAGCTATCTAAAAGGAACCTCAAAAGGCCCGGCAGCAATAATCGAAGCATCAAGGAATATGGAGATCTATGACATCGAACTCGATGTGCAGCCAGATGAAACAGACATATTCACAACAGAAGAGATAACACACAGAGGAGAGAACCCAGAAGAGATGATGGAGAAGATCAAGAAAGAATACAGCA
Proteins encoded in this region:
- a CDS encoding TrmB family transcriptional regulator gives rise to the protein VSTAGELSDIANVPRSRSYDVLESLEKKGFIVMKLGKPIKYIAVPPEEVLERVKKKVQEDSSKQITMIESLKNTDVLSELKLLHNQGIELVEPTDLSGVFKGRNNLYNHLELMVKSAEKSITLMTTTSGFIRKSDAFQKAMEKAKERGVKIRIAAPVTKEAQGALRDISKLAEVKSFKDMKGRFLVVDGKEVMFMLLDDEEVHPTYDVGVWVNTPFFATILEKLFDQNWKQTK